The Dromaius novaehollandiae isolate bDroNov1 chromosome 5, bDroNov1.hap1, whole genome shotgun sequence genome window below encodes:
- the GPR132 gene encoding probable G-protein coupled receptor 132 yields MGDSVACGIMMKNISICPEMPYKDSKTLLVTVYSIVFAIGLPANCLTSVLTFVQIQRNKVIAIYIFSLSLCELMYLSTLPLWIIYVQDEHHWKMGLSACRVTGFIFFCNIYISILLLCCISVDRYVALVYALESRGKRGQRKAILIVCFLFAMVAIIHSPVFSMEDNPPDVNNMTCFETFPLDTKLASFNFARFLFGFAIPFTILIFTNYKIFQSTKTSTSLSCRQKAKVKYLAIAIIVIFLICFAPYHVVLVIRSIYFMLHQSCSCPFERDIYSVFTVFLCLSTANSIADPIIYVLVSENVRKDFYRNVRRWRLNSSRLNSSINHRTESGKLKMEKESQEGVLREENKKVPNSSHIQKTCDSGKDQADGS; encoded by the coding sequence atgGGAGATTCTGTGGCCTGTGGCATCATGATGAAGAATATCTCCATTTGCCCAGAAATGCCCTACAAAGACAGCAAGACGCTTCTGGTTACTGTTTACAGCATTGTTTTTGCCATAGGACTTCCAGCAAATTGCTTAACTTCCGTGCTTACGTTTGTACAAATCCAAAGGAATAAAGTAATAGCCATCTACATTTTCAGTTTATCATTGTGTGAACTGATGTATTTGAGTACCTTGCCTCTCTGGATTATCTATGTTCAAGATGAGCATCACTGGAAAATGGGCCTAAGTGCTTGCAGAGTTACAGGATTCATCTTTTTCTGCAACATATACATCAGCATTCTGCTCTTGTGCTGCATTTCTGTGGATCGTTATGTGGCATTGGTATATGCTTTGGAATCAAGGGGGAAAAGGGGACAGAGAAAAGCAATCCTAATAGTATGTTTTCTCTTTGCTATGGTTGCAATAATCCACAGTCCCGTATTTTCTATGGAAGATAATCCACCGGATGTGAATAACATGACCTGCTTTGAAACTTTCCCCCTTGACACAAAATTGGCTTCTTTCAACTTTGCCAGATTCCTATTTGGATTTGCCATACCTTTCACAATCCTCATTTTCACAAACTACAAGATTTTTCAAAGTACAAAAACAAGCACCAGCTTGAGCTGTCGCCAAAAAGCCAAAGTGAAGTATCTGGCTATTGCCATTATTGTCATTTTCCTGATCTGCTTTGCTCCCTACCATGTGGTACTCGTAATAAGATCCATCTACTTTATGTTGCATCAAAGTTGTTCATGTCCATTTGAAAGAGATATATATTcagtttttactgtatttttgtgtttatcCACTGCAAACAGCATTGCTGATCCAATCATCTATGTGCTGGTTAGTGAAAACGTCAGAAAAGATTTTTACAGGAATGTGAGAAGATGGAGGTTGAACTCATCCAGGCTGAATTCATCTATTAATCACAGGACTGAGAGCGGCaaattgaaaatggaaaaagaatcaCAGGAAGGAGtactgagagaagaaaacaaaaaagtaccaAATTCATCCCACATTCAGAAGACCTGTGATAGTGGCAAAGACCAAGCAGATGGTAGCTAG